The DNA sequence ATATGGTTTTTCACCGCATCCGATATCAACTAATATTCCTTTTGCATATATCTTTAACGCTCGATTAATTTCTGGGTTGATAAGCCAGTAAATCAAAAAGTTGTAATAGCGAGAGAGTTCAAACTTTTTCACTTTCTCCCTGCAAGTATAGAAATTCTCTCACCAACATCATCATAGTTATGCAAGGGCGAAAGTTCAAACATAGAAAAATAATTTTGGTATTCTGCAACACTTCGAAAAACCCAATGTTTTCCGCTTGGTTTTTCACTTGTATTTTCTATTAAAAAAAGAAGACCGTGCTTGTTCAGAACACGGTTTATTTCTTTTACCGTGTGTTTCAATATTTTATTTTTTATTCCACCGAGCACTAAACAGCACCACACGATATCAGCGCTACAATCATCAAGAGGAATTTTTCCTTCGTCCATCACTTTGTAACTAACATCAGCATTGTTCGAAGCAAACGAAAGTATTTCCGCAATCGGATCAACACCAATTGCTTTTCCTTGTATCATTGAAGCTAAATCATTCGTGAATCGCCCAGGACCACATCCAAAATCAAGAACTGTTCTTTCTGTTCCATTTAATTGGCTTTTAAACAATGGGTAAATCTCGTCTTTCTGTTTCTGAGTAACAATTTCGTATTCTTCTTCTGTATGCGCAATATTCAGCACAGAACGTTTACCATAATTGCGTACACGTTTCTTCCAATAATTTATATCGTTTTCAAAAAAAGAAATCAAGTGTGAAACTAATTGCATAAAGAAAGAATAATGAAGTGAATAAATTTTCTCTACGCAATCAATACTATTTCCATCGCGAGATATTGTCAAAAATATAATTTAGTTTTTTTGACTTTTGCAATTCTTCATTCTCCTGATATAAAACATAAAAAAACGATATAATAAGACTTCCAAACGCAATCAATAAACTAAAGAGGACGCGGGGAGGATATGATTTTTTTTCCGGTTTTACCGGAGCATCAACTATTTGAAGAACAGGAACATTTTTTTGTTCTTCGAATCGCGCTTGCTCATACATTGGAACAAGGAATTCAAGAATTTTAGAATAAATTTCTACATTACGGTAATGACGTAGATACGCTTTTGCTTTTAGCGGCAATGTATTTAACGCCAAAATTACATTCTCCCCATTTTCTCCTGTCTTCATTTCATTTAATTTCTTTTGAAACTCAACAACTGTTGTTCGTAAGTTTTGCACTTGGGAGGAATTTTCAGAGAATGTCTTTTCTACGATTGATAATTCAATTTGCTTTGCCGTCAGTTCGGATTCGATAATTGAATACGCGTTGATAATAAGTTTTGTTTGTTCTTTTGCTTCAAACATTCCTGTTTCTTGCTGATATACCGACATTGAATCTTCTGCAAGGCGAAGGTTTTCTTTCATCTCATTATACCGTTCTTCGAGAAACATTCGATTGTTTTTCGATTTTGCAACGTTGAGTGCAATTTCACGTTTGTTAATAAGTTCAAGAATATAATTGGAAATATCAACTGCCTTTTCTGGCGAATATGCGTTCACCGTAATTTCATACGCGTTTTCATCTGTAACTTCTGTCTTGATTGATTTTTTAAATGCCTTCACAGTTTTTTCCATACTCTCCGGATCGTAGTCCTTTTGCAAATCAAATTTCCTTATGATATC is a window from the Ignavibacteria bacterium genome containing:
- a CDS encoding class I SAM-dependent methyltransferase, with the translated sequence MTISRDGNSIDCVEKIYSLHYSFFMQLVSHLISFFENDINYWKKRVRNYGKRSVLNIAHTEEEYEIVTQKQKDEIYPLFKSQLNGTERTVLDFGCGPGRFTNDLASMIQGKAIGVDPIAEILSFASNNADVSYKVMDEGKIPLDDCSADIVWCCLVLGGIKNKILKHTVKEINRVLNKHGLLFLIENTSEKPSGKHWVFRSVAEYQNYFSMFELSPLHNYDDVGERISILAGRK